One Paenibacillus sp. FSL H7-0737 DNA segment encodes these proteins:
- a CDS encoding ABC transporter substrate-binding protein encodes MHKRLISLFMVIAIILVVSGCGTNQKNNSTSNTGANDKPASENASSESTSGPIVLKDSKGEVKLDKPAQKVVVLEWTFTEDIIALGMQPVGNADNENYKLYVTSEVPLDASVTDVGSRDEPDLETIASLKPDLIIANTGGHEGIYDQLKGIAPTLIFGLYPEEGQGNQYTLMEDTFKTIAAAVGKTAEGDKVLADLDAHYAEAKAKLAEAGKEGLNYVLTQAYSYQNAATLRLFTDNSLAVQTLERIGLKNDWKPEKFEAYGFTTSTVEALPAVQDTNLMYIVQKDDNIFTKELKDNSVWNGLNFVKENRTFGLSSTTWVFGGPISSKVIVDEVINTLTK; translated from the coding sequence ATGCACAAAAGGTTAATTAGTTTATTTATGGTTATTGCTATCATATTGGTAGTATCGGGCTGTGGTACTAACCAAAAGAATAATTCAACATCAAACACGGGAGCAAATGACAAACCAGCTTCTGAAAACGCAAGTAGTGAATCTACAAGCGGTCCGATCGTATTAAAAGATTCTAAAGGCGAGGTTAAGCTGGATAAGCCTGCGCAAAAGGTTGTAGTTCTGGAGTGGACATTTACGGAAGATATTATTGCGCTCGGAATGCAGCCGGTGGGGAATGCCGATAACGAAAACTACAAGTTATATGTAACTTCTGAAGTGCCACTCGATGCAAGCGTAACGGATGTTGGTTCACGTGACGAGCCAGATCTAGAGACCATTGCTTCATTAAAGCCAGATTTGATTATTGCGAATACGGGCGGACACGAAGGAATTTATGATCAATTAAAAGGCATCGCTCCAACACTGATTTTCGGTCTGTATCCGGAAGAAGGACAAGGCAATCAGTATACGTTGATGGAAGATACTTTCAAAACAATTGCAGCGGCTGTAGGTAAAACCGCGGAAGGCGATAAGGTTCTTGCTGACCTGGATGCACATTATGCGGAAGCGAAGGCAAAGCTGGCTGAAGCAGGTAAAGAAGGCTTGAATTACGTGCTGACGCAAGCTTACAGCTATCAGAATGCGGCAACATTGCGTCTTTTTACAGATAACTCACTTGCTGTACAAACATTGGAACGGATTGGTTTGAAGAACGACTGGAAACCCGAAAAATTCGAAGCTTACGGATTCACTACATCAACGGTTGAAGCATTGCCGGCTGTTCAGGATACTAACCTGATGTATATCGTCCAGAAGGATGATAATATTTTCACGAAAGAGCTGAAGGATAATTCCGTGTGGAATGGCCTTAACTTTGTGAAAGAAAATCGTACCTTCGGATTGAGCAGTACTACTTGGGTGTTCGGCGGTCCGATATCCTCTAAAGTTATCGTGGATGAAGTTATAAATACATTAACGAAATGA
- the licT gene encoding BglG family transcription antiterminator LicT, which translates to MRIEKVLNNNVVTVIDDLNFELVVMGRGLAFKKKQGDYLEEDKIEKIFTLSNQKLSDKLKTLLSEIPIEHMELSEEIINFAKLQLGKMLDDSIYISLTDHISFALERFSKGMKIKNAMLWEIKKFYKEEYEVGKAALQIIHSKFGIMLPEDEAGHIALHLVNAELNEEMPNMVNITKIMNDILNIVKHHFRLEYDEESLAYYRFITHLKFFAQRLINGTPPPDNENGLFNLVKEQYKEAFASVEKIKIYIDKTYNRELTNDEMLYLTIHIERITNQKME; encoded by the coding sequence ATGCGGATCGAAAAAGTGTTAAACAACAATGTTGTTACTGTCATAGATGATCTTAATTTTGAACTGGTAGTCATGGGAAGAGGACTTGCCTTTAAGAAAAAACAAGGGGACTATCTAGAAGAAGACAAAATTGAAAAGATCTTCACTTTAAGCAATCAAAAGCTTTCAGATAAGCTAAAAACACTGCTTTCTGAGATTCCAATAGAGCATATGGAGCTTTCAGAAGAGATCATCAATTTCGCCAAGCTGCAACTAGGTAAAATGCTGGATGATAGTATCTACATCAGTCTGACCGATCATATCAGCTTTGCGTTAGAGCGATTCTCAAAAGGGATGAAGATTAAAAACGCCATGCTATGGGAGATCAAAAAGTTCTATAAGGAAGAATATGAGGTTGGGAAAGCTGCACTTCAAATTATTCATTCAAAGTTTGGCATTATGCTTCCCGAGGATGAGGCTGGACATATTGCTCTCCATCTGGTGAATGCTGAACTGAATGAAGAGATGCCGAATATGGTCAATATTACGAAGATTATGAATGACATCTTAAATATAGTGAAGCATCATTTTAGACTAGAGTATGATGAGGAGTCCCTCGCTTATTATCGGTTTATCACTCACTTGAAATTTTTTGCCCAACGTCTCATCAACGGCACTCCACCGCCGGATAATGAGAATGGCTTATTTAATTTAGTGAAGGAGCAATACAAAGAAGCTTTCGCCAGCGTTGAAAAAATAAAAATCTATATTGATAAAACATACAATCGTGAATTAACAAATGATGAAATGCTGTATCTCACCATACACATTGAAAGAATTACAAACCAAAAAATGGAGTAG
- a CDS encoding beta-glucoside-specific PTS transporter subunit IIABC, translated as MSYEQLGKDIIQSVGGEKNINNVIHCATRLRFTLNDEQKVDKEKLDKMEGIIGAVSKGGQFQVIVGTHVADVYKEISKSISPNSNSGDNTVKKPIGTLIFDVISRSFSPLIGALAGAGMLKALLTVLTSLNVLAADGETYKVLAGASNAVFYFLPIFLGITLSIRLGVNAYVGGAIGAALLEPNITGLASVESPHFLGIPLVMSDYSSSVFPIFIAICIYALLDKQLRKFIHKDLQLFLVPMLCLMLIVPLTILVFGPFGVNVGNLIGDAIVFLSSKSGIITGAIVGISWTYLTVLGLHWGLVPIILENIAKGGDPIYAMAGMAIFAQLGVALGIFLKTKDKKLKTLAGSTFLPGALSGVTEPIIYGLLTRYKRTFIYVSIAGGLGGAMSGLAGVKMEVFAFVSVLSLPAFSPLAIQAIIALGTIILATVITMFFGFEDKKKANAVEETSNGVEEKTNMNTEKSENILPHAVKSTTVVSPLAGNVIPLSSVDDAAFASEAMGKGMAIEPSEGKLYSPVSGVVSTIFRTGHCIAVVSDDGVEVLIHIGIETVKLKGKYFDVKVEEGATVKQGDLLIEFDLEQIKNEGYQSTTPIIITNTANYSDVIGTKKAAITPGEDLLTVVV; from the coding sequence ATGAGTTATGAACAGCTGGGTAAAGACATCATTCAATCTGTCGGTGGAGAGAAAAATATTAACAACGTAATTCACTGTGCTACTCGACTAAGATTCACGCTTAATGATGAACAGAAAGTTGATAAAGAAAAGCTGGATAAAATGGAAGGGATTATTGGTGCAGTTAGCAAAGGGGGACAATTCCAAGTCATTGTGGGTACCCATGTTGCTGATGTTTATAAAGAGATAAGCAAATCCATATCTCCTAATAGTAATTCTGGCGATAATACGGTTAAGAAACCTATAGGAACCTTGATTTTTGATGTGATTTCTAGAAGCTTCTCGCCTTTAATTGGTGCCTTAGCGGGTGCGGGTATGTTGAAAGCGCTATTAACTGTACTGACTTCGTTAAATGTTTTAGCGGCAGATGGAGAGACTTACAAAGTATTAGCCGGCGCTAGTAATGCTGTGTTTTACTTTCTGCCAATTTTCCTAGGCATTACGTTATCGATTAGACTTGGTGTAAATGCTTATGTAGGGGGCGCTATCGGTGCGGCTTTACTCGAACCTAATATTACGGGATTAGCCAGTGTTGAATCTCCACATTTTCTAGGTATTCCTTTAGTAATGTCGGATTATTCATCGAGCGTTTTTCCGATTTTCATCGCCATCTGTATATATGCTTTATTAGATAAGCAACTAAGAAAGTTTATACACAAGGATTTACAATTGTTCCTGGTACCTATGTTATGTTTGATGTTGATTGTTCCTTTGACCATTTTGGTTTTCGGACCGTTTGGAGTAAATGTAGGGAACTTAATCGGAGACGCTATTGTGTTCCTCAGTAGTAAGAGTGGTATTATTACGGGTGCAATTGTGGGGATTTCCTGGACGTACCTGACCGTGCTCGGTTTGCACTGGGGACTCGTTCCGATTATTCTTGAAAACATTGCTAAGGGTGGAGATCCGATCTATGCAATGGCAGGTATGGCTATTTTCGCCCAACTTGGTGTAGCCTTAGGGATTTTCTTGAAAACAAAAGACAAAAAGTTGAAAACATTGGCCGGAAGTACCTTTTTACCTGGCGCGCTCTCAGGCGTAACTGAACCTATTATTTACGGATTGTTGACACGTTACAAACGGACTTTTATTTATGTATCTATTGCCGGTGGTCTAGGTGGAGCGATGTCAGGTCTTGCTGGTGTAAAAATGGAAGTATTCGCATTTGTGAGCGTATTAAGTCTTCCTGCATTCTCACCTTTGGCTATTCAAGCGATCATAGCTCTTGGGACGATTATATTGGCTACGGTGATTACGATGTTCTTTGGTTTTGAAGACAAAAAGAAAGCGAATGCTGTGGAAGAAACATCGAATGGTGTAGAAGAAAAGACGAATATGAATACTGAAAAGAGCGAGAATATTCTCCCACACGCTGTGAAAAGTACAACTGTTGTAAGCCCTCTTGCCGGTAACGTAATCCCTTTGTCCTCCGTAGATGATGCTGCATTTGCTTCTGAAGCAATGGGTAAGGGGATGGCAATTGAACCTTCAGAAGGTAAGCTGTACTCCCCAGTAAGCGGGGTTGTATCCACCATTTTTAGAACAGGTCATTGTATTGCAGTCGTATCGGATGATGGCGTTGAAGTTCTAATCCATATCGGTATAGAAACTGTGAAGTTAAAAGGGAAATACTTTGATGTGAAAGTGGAAGAAGGAGCAACGGTTAAGCAGGGTGACCTACTGATTGAATTTGATCTCGAACAAATAAAAAATGAAGGCTATCAAAGCACAACGCCGATCATTATCACCAATACAGCTAACTATAGTGACGTCATTGGCACTAAAAAAGCAGCGATCACACCGGGCGAAGATTTGTTGACGGTAGTAGTTTGA
- a CDS encoding glycoside hydrolase family 1 protein produces MELQFPKGFLWGGAVAANQLEGAYQEDGKGWSTQDVMPKGIKSAPTEVPTDDNMKLVGIDFYHRYKEDIKLFAEMGFKVFRTSIAWSRIFPKGDELEPNEKGLQFYDDLFDECHKYGIEPLVTISHYETPLHLAREYDGWVNRKMVDFYERYVRTIYNRYKNKVKYWLTFNEINSILEFPFMSGGINTPLEKLSKQDLYQAIHHEFVASALAVKIGHEINPDFQIGCMVLSMPIYPLTPHPDDLIKAMQSDHKNMFFADVHARGYYPGYMKRFFKENGIHIHFEPGDEEILKHTVDFISFSYYMSTCETADPEKQIRGEGNLLGGVPNPYLEASEWGWQIDPQGLRYVMNMFYDRYQKPLFIVENGLGAVDQLVLDGNGEKVINDDYRINYLRDHLVQVAEAIADGVEVMGYTSWGCIDLVSATSAELKKRYGFIYVDRHDDGSGTLERFRKKSFHWYKEVIESNGQNLF; encoded by the coding sequence ATGGAATTGCAATTTCCAAAAGGATTCTTATGGGGCGGTGCTGTAGCAGCCAATCAGCTTGAAGGGGCGTATCAGGAGGATGGTAAAGGATGGTCCACCCAAGATGTTATGCCGAAGGGGATTAAGTCTGCGCCTACAGAGGTTCCTACCGACGATAATATGAAGCTGGTGGGAATCGATTTCTATCACCGATATAAAGAAGATATTAAGCTGTTCGCGGAAATGGGCTTTAAAGTGTTTCGGACGTCTATTGCCTGGTCCCGGATTTTTCCGAAAGGGGACGAGCTGGAGCCCAATGAAAAAGGTCTGCAGTTTTACGACGACCTATTCGATGAGTGTCATAAATACGGCATCGAGCCACTGGTGACTATCTCCCATTATGAAACTCCGCTGCATTTGGCAAGAGAATATGATGGATGGGTTAACCGTAAGATGGTGGATTTTTATGAGCGCTATGTGAGAACGATATATAATCGTTACAAGAACAAGGTTAAATATTGGCTGACCTTTAACGAGATTAACTCCATTCTTGAGTTCCCATTTATGAGTGGCGGGATCAATACGCCGTTAGAGAAATTGAGTAAGCAGGATCTGTATCAAGCTATTCATCATGAGTTCGTAGCAAGTGCTCTGGCTGTGAAGATCGGACATGAGATTAATCCAGACTTCCAAATCGGGTGTATGGTGCTTAGCATGCCGATTTATCCGCTCACTCCGCATCCGGACGATTTGATCAAGGCGATGCAAAGTGATCACAAAAATATGTTCTTTGCGGATGTTCATGCTAGAGGGTATTACCCCGGCTATATGAAGCGGTTCTTCAAAGAAAATGGGATTCACATTCATTTTGAGCCAGGGGACGAAGAGATTCTGAAGCATACGGTGGATTTCATATCGTTCAGTTACTATATGAGCACTTGTGAAACGGCTGATCCAGAGAAACAGATCAGAGGAGAAGGGAACCTGCTGGGTGGGGTGCCTAATCCGTATCTGGAAGCGAGCGAATGGGGCTGGCAGATCGACCCGCAAGGCTTGCGTTATGTTATGAATATGTTCTACGACCGATATCAGAAACCGCTGTTTATCGTGGAAAATGGTCTTGGCGCTGTCGATCAGCTGGTATTAGATGGGAACGGCGAAAAGGTAATAAACGACGACTATCGGATCAATTATTTACGAGATCATCTGGTTCAGGTCGCGGAGGCTATTGCCGATGGAGTGGAAGTCATGGGCTATACAAGCTGGGGCTGCATCGACTTGGTTAGCGCAACGAGCGCCGAACTAAAGAAACGTTATGGCTTCATTTATGTGGACCGTCATGACGATGGCTCGGGCACTCTTGAGAGATTCCGGAAAAAGTCCTTCCACTGGTACAAAGAAGTGATTGAATCCAACGGGCAGAACCTGTTCTAG
- a CDS encoding LacI family DNA-binding transcriptional regulator yields the protein MSTLDEIAKLSGFSKATVSRVLNESPHVSKETREKILAIMKETDYVPNRNAISLSKGQTQQIGMITMDLNELILSFMNSFVEISDHYGYQTIIYTTGGDKQKELQAFEDLKMKRVDALLILTSVNAQNVISSYCKYGPIVSWQRMDHPEIPSVAMNQYDGYALALEHLIERGYKRIANAFGRPSSINTHSRRLAYEQIMTKYNLPVMEKWYYSTIYSIHDGEQLLRSLMDETDRPDAILCSNDLVAAGILNEARRHKLDVPGDLAIVGFDNSELSRTLGITTILNPIAGQAENAFLLLAPALLGRDMELQPLSFQLIQRETTSLPNR from the coding sequence ATGTCCACTCTTGACGAAATCGCTAAGCTGTCGGGCTTTTCCAAAGCCACGGTGTCCCGCGTCCTAAACGAATCGCCCCATGTTAGTAAAGAGACTCGTGAGAAAATTCTCGCCATCATGAAGGAGACGGACTATGTCCCTAACCGCAATGCCATTTCTTTATCCAAAGGTCAAACGCAGCAAATCGGCATGATCACCATGGACCTAAACGAGCTTATTCTGAGCTTTATGAACAGCTTCGTCGAAATCTCCGATCATTATGGTTATCAGACGATTATTTATACTACCGGCGGGGATAAGCAGAAGGAGCTTCAGGCCTTTGAGGATCTCAAAATGAAACGAGTCGACGCCCTGCTCATCCTGACCTCCGTCAACGCACAGAATGTTATCTCTTCCTACTGCAAATACGGGCCAATCGTATCCTGGCAGCGTATGGACCATCCTGAAATACCGTCCGTTGCCATGAACCAGTATGATGGATATGCACTTGCTCTGGAGCATCTGATAGAGCGAGGTTATAAGCGCATCGCTAATGCTTTCGGCCGTCCTAGCAGCATCAATACCCACAGCAGACGCCTGGCCTATGAGCAAATCATGACCAAATATAATCTGCCCGTTATGGAGAAATGGTATTACTCTACGATTTACAGTATCCACGACGGAGAGCAGTTGCTGCGCTCCCTTATGGATGAAACAGACCGGCCAGATGCGATTCTGTGCTCCAATGATTTGGTGGCAGCGGGTATTCTCAACGAAGCACGCAGGCACAAATTGGACGTACCCGGGGATCTCGCCATCGTTGGTTTTGATAATTCAGAGCTGTCGCGAACTCTTGGAATCACGACCATTCTGAATCCGATTGCGGGACAAGCGGAGAATGCTTTTCTTCTGTTGGCTCCAGCGCTGCTTGGTAGGGACATGGAGCTGCAGCCGCTGTCGTTTCAACTAATTCAACGGGAGACAACTAGTTTGCCCAACCGCTAA
- a CDS encoding response regulator transcription factor, with protein sequence MIKILVVEDDKHVRKLMNAVLKREGYEVLTAENGIQALEVLEIQHIDLIILDIMMPGMDGYEFAEELRNANNMIPILMATAKQLPEDKKKGFRLGTDDYMTKPVDTEEMLLRIQALLRRSQIVSARKLVVGKIILDFDTLTVTRDNEKQTLPQKEFHLLYKLLSYPERIFTRIQLMDEIWGMDSETTDTTVNVHINRLRKRFENYPEFELVSVRGLGYKAVRK encoded by the coding sequence ATGATTAAGATCCTCGTTGTGGAAGACGATAAGCATGTCAGAAAGTTGATGAACGCTGTCCTGAAACGGGAAGGTTATGAAGTGTTAACAGCCGAGAATGGAATCCAGGCACTGGAAGTTCTTGAAATCCAGCATATTGATCTAATTATTCTCGATATCATGATGCCGGGGATGGATGGTTATGAATTTGCCGAGGAGCTAAGGAATGCGAACAATATGATCCCGATCCTCATGGCCACGGCCAAACAGCTTCCAGAAGATAAGAAAAAAGGCTTTCGCCTCGGAACCGACGATTATATGACCAAACCTGTAGATACAGAAGAAATGCTGTTGAGAATACAAGCCCTTCTGCGCCGCTCGCAGATTGTAAGCGCCCGTAAGCTTGTAGTCGGTAAAATTATTCTTGATTTCGATACGTTAACAGTAACTCGAGACAATGAAAAACAGACACTTCCCCAGAAGGAATTCCATCTCCTTTATAAGCTTTTATCCTATCCGGAGCGCATTTTCACTCGAATCCAGCTGATGGACGAAATCTGGGGGATGGACAGCGAGACTACGGACACTACGGTTAATGTACATATCAACCGCTTGCGGAAACGGTTTGAAAACTATCCGGAATTCGAACTTGTGTCCGTCCGCGGTCTCGGATACAAGGCGGTGAGAAAATGA
- a CDS encoding HAMP domain-containing sensor histidine kinase: MIKKLSSKISLPIYFSLAVFIIFLITVLITGILTYLSLAFGLLDERILQDKKILTLIILIACIIIGTVTSVITSRRMLKSIRTFIDAIDQLAGGDFSMRLQLKHPPEFKILSENINRMAEELGGIEILRTDFVNNFSHEFRTPIVSIKGFAEILKDDELSKDERNEYLDIVIEESTRLATLASNVLNLSKVEAQAILTDRQPFNVGEQIRQCVLLLHTKLTKKHISFKANVQDYMVPGNKEMLNQVWLNLLDNAIKFTPEHGEIEVTMRQLKDQVEITFRDNGAGISPSALPKVFDKFYQQDTSHSTAGNGLGLTIVRKIIELHGGTVTCDSAPMQGTTFTVLLPDFKKVNKELGVTSK, from the coding sequence ATGATCAAAAAGCTAAGCAGCAAAATCAGTCTGCCAATCTACTTCTCGCTTGCTGTATTCATTATTTTCCTCATTACAGTGTTAATCACCGGAATTCTGACCTACTTGTCCTTGGCCTTCGGCCTACTTGATGAGCGGATTCTTCAGGACAAAAAAATTCTCACCTTGATTATATTGATTGCCTGCATTATTATCGGCACCGTCACATCAGTAATTACCAGTCGCAGAATGCTGAAATCAATCCGCACATTTATTGATGCTATTGACCAACTGGCCGGAGGCGATTTCTCCATGCGGCTGCAGCTCAAGCACCCTCCGGAGTTCAAGATTCTTTCCGAGAATATTAACCGGATGGCCGAGGAACTGGGTGGCATTGAAATTCTGCGAACAGACTTTGTAAACAATTTCTCCCATGAATTCCGTACTCCGATTGTGTCGATTAAAGGGTTCGCTGAAATCCTGAAGGATGACGAGCTGAGTAAGGATGAACGGAATGAATATCTGGATATTGTTATCGAGGAATCTACCCGTCTGGCTACACTGGCCTCCAATGTATTGAACCTCTCCAAAGTGGAAGCACAGGCCATATTAACCGACCGGCAGCCCTTCAATGTCGGAGAACAAATTCGCCAATGTGTCCTGCTACTTCATACTAAACTTACGAAAAAGCATATTTCCTTCAAAGCAAACGTACAGGACTATATGGTACCTGGGAATAAAGAGATGCTGAACCAGGTCTGGCTGAATTTATTGGACAATGCGATTAAATTCACTCCCGAGCACGGCGAAATCGAAGTTACTATGAGGCAGTTGAAAGATCAGGTTGAAATTACGTTCCGTGATAATGGAGCAGGCATCAGTCCAAGTGCACTTCCCAAGGTCTTCGACAAGTTCTATCAGCAAGATACCTCTCACTCTACTGCCGGTAATGGCCTGGGGCTTACGATTGTCCGAAAAATCATTGAGCTGCACGGCGGAACCGTCACCTGCGACAGTGCTCCAATGCAAGGAACCACTTTTACCGTGCTGCTCCCCGATTTTAAAAAGGTAAATAAAGAATTGGGGGTTACCAGTAAATGA
- a CDS encoding GNAT family N-acetyltransferase: MSVQFKKLSGFNRGILLELLTDAYSFDRRYEQSSISDWQDFDNFFFDHLQIADKYAFITTVNDEPIGFVVWDPRNMPEYAEIGHNCIASKHKGNGYGKIQLQEAINRIAQNDVTKIIVTTNDDLTPAQRMYESVGFTMYQKRKSETGADFIKEFIDYVYFL; encoded by the coding sequence ATGAGTGTACAATTCAAAAAACTGAGCGGCTTTAACCGGGGAATTCTCCTTGAATTATTGACAGATGCGTATTCATTTGATCGCAGATATGAACAAAGCTCTATTTCTGATTGGCAGGATTTTGACAACTTTTTCTTTGACCATTTACAAATTGCAGATAAATATGCTTTTATCACAACTGTAAATGATGAACCCATCGGATTTGTGGTGTGGGACCCGAGAAACATGCCTGAGTATGCAGAAATTGGGCATAATTGCATTGCTTCAAAACATAAAGGCAATGGCTATGGTAAAATCCAGCTTCAAGAGGCAATTAATAGAATCGCCCAGAATGATGTAACAAAAATTATTGTAACCACGAATGACGATTTAACCCCTGCTCAACGGATGTATGAAAGTGTTGGATTCACAATGTATCAAAAAAGGAAAAGTGAAACTGGCGCAGACTTTATTAAAGAATTCATAGATTATGTGTATTTTTTATAA
- a CDS encoding ABC transporter ATP-binding protein — MLKLLKNLEPKEWFLFCISLMFIIAQVWLDLELPDYMSDITRLIQTPGSEMNEILVAGGWMLLCALGSLATSVVVAGIAARIAADLSARLRSKLFDKVQSFSMEEISNFSTASLITRSTNDITQVQMLIVIGLQLLVKAPILAVWAILKISGKSWEWTLTTGAAVALLVVIVAVCIVLVLPKFKKLQLLTDNLNRVSRENLNGLRVIRAYNAEEYQEQKFAVANNELTSTNLFANNVMTLLMPSITLIMSGLSLSIYWVGAVLIQAAEGTAKMGLFSDMIVFSSYAMQVVMAFMMLIMIFILLPRAQVSAKRINEVLETVPSLKNGSVTQFPVKREDEIEFRGVSFKYPDAEEYVLENISFTAKQGETVAFIGSTGCGKSTLVNLIPRFYDATEGEVLVNGINVREYDQKALRNKMGYVSQKAVLFGGTVSSNIAFGENGSGQVLSSDIVDAVYTSQSSEFVEKLEGNYDAHIAQGGTNLSGGQKQRLSIARAIARRPEILIFDDSFSALDYKTDRKLRSELKKDAHDSTMLIVAQRIGTIKDADKIIVLEAGRIAGMGTHDELMQSCDVYQEIAYSQLTKEELA; from the coding sequence ATGTTGAAATTACTCAAGAATCTGGAACCCAAAGAATGGTTCTTATTCTGTATCAGTCTCATGTTCATTATCGCTCAAGTCTGGCTGGATTTAGAACTGCCTGACTACATGAGTGATATTACCCGGCTGATCCAGACACCAGGGAGCGAAATGAATGAAATCCTTGTCGCAGGCGGTTGGATGCTGCTCTGTGCTCTTGGCAGTCTGGCGACCTCGGTTGTTGTAGCGGGCATTGCTGCAAGAATAGCAGCCGATTTGTCTGCAAGATTGCGTTCCAAATTGTTCGATAAGGTACAATCCTTTTCGATGGAGGAGATCAGTAACTTCTCAACAGCCAGTCTAATTACCCGTTCCACGAATGACATCACGCAAGTACAAATGCTGATTGTGATCGGCTTACAGCTACTTGTGAAAGCACCCATCCTCGCAGTGTGGGCGATACTCAAGATTTCGGGTAAAAGCTGGGAGTGGACTCTTACGACAGGTGCCGCGGTGGCATTGCTAGTGGTTATTGTCGCAGTCTGTATCGTGCTCGTCCTGCCTAAATTTAAAAAGCTGCAGCTGCTTACAGATAATCTGAATCGTGTATCCAGAGAGAATCTTAACGGTCTTCGTGTCATCCGGGCATATAATGCCGAGGAATATCAAGAACAGAAGTTCGCTGTAGCTAACAACGAGCTTACCAGCACCAACCTATTTGCCAACAATGTAATGACCCTATTGATGCCGAGTATTACTTTGATTATGAGTGGACTCAGTCTCTCCATCTATTGGGTGGGTGCAGTGCTCATTCAAGCAGCCGAGGGTACTGCCAAGATGGGCTTGTTCTCAGATATGATCGTATTCTCATCTTATGCCATGCAAGTGGTTATGGCCTTTATGATGCTGATTATGATCTTTATTCTACTGCCCCGTGCTCAAGTATCGGCTAAGCGTATCAATGAAGTGCTAGAAACAGTACCTAGCTTGAAGAATGGATCAGTAACTCAATTCCCTGTGAAGCGAGAAGATGAAATTGAATTCAGGGGGGTTAGCTTCAAATATCCAGATGCAGAGGAATATGTGTTGGAGAACATCAGCTTCACGGCGAAGCAGGGGGAGACGGTTGCTTTTATCGGATCTACAGGCTGCGGGAAAAGTACACTTGTTAACCTCATTCCCCGTTTCTATGATGCTACAGAAGGCGAAGTGCTGGTAAATGGTATCAATGTCAGAGAATACGACCAGAAAGCGCTGCGGAATAAAATGGGCTATGTCTCTCAGAAGGCTGTTCTATTTGGTGGAACAGTGTCCTCCAATATTGCATTTGGTGAGAACGGATCCGGTCAGGTCCTCAGTTCAGATATTGTAGATGCGGTGTACACTTCCCAATCCTCTGAATTTGTAGAAAAGCTAGAGGGGAACTATGATGCCCATATCGCCCAAGGCGGTACGAATCTGTCTGGCGGGCAAAAACAGCGGCTGTCGATTGCCAGAGCGATTGCCCGGCGTCCAGAAATATTAATCTTTGACGATTCTTTCTCCGCGCTTGACTATAAGACTGACCGCAAACTGCGCAGTGAGCTTAAGAAAGACGCGCATGATTCAACGATGCTGATCGTTGCACAGCGTATTGGTACGATTAAAGATGCCGACAAGATCATTGTGCTGGAAGCCGGACGAATCGCAGGTATGGGAACCCATGACGAACTAATGCAGTCCTGCGACGTCTATCAGGAAATTGCTTATTCTCAGCTTACGAAGGAGGAGCTTGCATAA